The following coding sequences lie in one Syngnathoides biaculeatus isolate LvHL_M chromosome 16, ASM1980259v1, whole genome shotgun sequence genomic window:
- the moto gene encoding meiosis-specific coiled-coil domain-containing protein MEIOC isoform X3 has protein sequence MASDKISASTFHWQIEVTLAKSFPGTWTPPATCPAALPRDSARINCLIVNQRQELAKVEWILYKIECECKVPLHANVRLVLNNHQRALSCVLRGHREEMANVSQLQGHSTPFAEDKDLPQLVTALKDLAVTTRKLRAGLWCALQMTMPTPLGGAEDRLRTNRELCAALWHSMPASVSGP, from the exons ATTGAGGTCACCCTCGCCAAATCATTTCCTGGCACATGGACTCCGCCGGCGACGTGCCCGGCCGCACTTCCGCGCGACTCTGCGAGAATCAACTGCCTCATTGTTAATCAGAGGCAGGAGCTGGCCAAA GTGGAAtggattttgtacaaaatagagTGTGAGTGCAAGGTTCCTCTCCATGCCAACGTGCGCTTGGTGCTGAACAATCATCAACGCGCTCTATCCTGCGTCCTGCGGGGACACCGGGAGGAGATGGCCAACGTGTCCCAGCTTCAGGGGCACAGCACTCCATTCGCAGAGGACAAAG ACCTCCCGCAGTTGGTCACCGCCCTGAAGGATCTTGCCGTGACCACCAGGAAGCTCCGCGCGGGCCTTTGGTGCGCTCTCCAGATGACCATGCCCACTCCCCTCGGGGGGGCAGAGGACCGCCTCCGCACCAACAGGGAGCTCTGCGCAGCGCTGTGGCACTCTATGCCCGCTTCCGTTAGCGGGCCTTAG